From Campylobacter upsaliensis, the proteins below share one genomic window:
- a CDS encoding NifS family cysteine desulfurase, with protein MKVYLDNNATTMLDHSALELMLPYLRESYGNPNSLHQWGSLTHPALRAAMDKLYEGLGASDLDDIVITSCATESINWVLKSAYFDYILDKERDEIIISSVEHPAVSGAAHFLKSLGVKVIELPVNSEGVSSVEHLREVISDKTALVSVMWANNETGMIFPIKEMAELSHEFGALFHTDATQAVGKIKVDLRQSGVDFASFSAHKFHGPKGVGGLFIKKGLKLTPLLHGGEHMGGRRSGTLNVPYIVAMAEALRIANSMLNFEDSHIRRLRDKLEDAVLSIEDTSVVGDRKNRVPNTILASIKGVEGEAMLWDLNKNGIAASTGSACASEDLESNPIMEAIGAENDLAHTALRLSLSRFNTEEEIDYAATQIKAAAKRLRAISSTYAYNPNNYK; from the coding sequence ATGAAGGTTTATTTAGACAATAACGCAACAACAATGCTCGACCATAGTGCCTTAGAGCTGATGTTGCCTTATCTTAGAGAAAGTTATGGCAATCCAAATAGTTTGCACCAGTGGGGTAGCTTAACTCACCCAGCCTTAAGAGCAGCTATGGATAAGCTTTATGAAGGGCTTGGAGCGAGTGATTTAGATGACATTGTCATCACTTCCTGTGCGACTGAAAGTATTAATTGGGTGCTAAAAAGTGCTTATTTTGACTATATTTTAGATAAAGAACGCGATGAGATTATCATCTCAAGTGTAGAGCATCCTGCTGTTTCTGGGGCGGCACATTTTCTAAAAAGCCTTGGCGTTAAAGTCATTGAATTGCCCGTTAATAGCGAAGGCGTCTCAAGCGTAGAGCATTTAAGAGAAGTGATAAGCGATAAAACTGCCCTTGTGAGCGTAATGTGGGCAAATAACGAAACAGGTATGATTTTTCCCATCAAAGAAATGGCAGAACTTAGCCACGAATTTGGTGCATTATTTCACACAGACGCCACACAAGCAGTAGGGAAAATCAAAGTTGATTTAAGGCAAAGTGGGGTCGATTTTGCCTCTTTTTCAGCACATAAATTCCACGGACCAAAGGGCGTGGGCGGACTTTTCATCAAAAAAGGTTTAAAACTCACTCCGCTTTTACACGGGGGTGAGCATATGGGAGGACGGCGAAGTGGAACGCTAAATGTTCCTTATATCGTGGCTATGGCAGAAGCTTTACGCATAGCAAATTCTATGTTAAATTTCGAAGACTCTCACATACGCCGCTTAAGAGATAAGCTCGAAGACGCTGTTTTGAGCATAGAAGATACTAGTGTCGTAGGAGATAGAAAAAACCGCGTCCCAAATACCATTTTAGCAAGCATAAAAGGAGTCGAAGGCGAAGCGATGCTATGGGATTTAAATAAAAATGGCATAGCCGCTAGCACGGGATCAGCCTGTGCGAGTGAAGATTTGGAAAGCAATCCTATAATGGAAGCCATAGGTGCTGAAAACGACCTTGCTCATACAGCTTTAAGGCTTTCTTTATCGCGTTTTAACACGGAGGAAGAGATAGACTACGCAGCGACTCAAATCAAAGCCGCCGCTAAACGCCTAAGGGCAATTTCAAGCACTTACGCTTATAATCCAAACAATTATAAATAA
- a CDS encoding iron-sulfur cluster assembly scaffold protein NifU, with protein sequence MAKNNLIGGSIWDEYSQKVQDRMNHPKFMGEFNEEDAKNRDAKLIVADFGAESCGDAVRLFWLVDEKTDTIIDARFKSFGCGTAIASSDTMAELCIGKKVDEAVKITNLDVEFAMRDEPNTPAVPPQKMHCSVMAYDVIKQAAATYKGVSPEDFEEQIIVCECARISLGTIKEVIRLNDLHSVEEITQYTKAGAFCKSCIKPGGHEAREYYLVDILAQTRAEMDKERLKNSTKDNVAFDEMTMVGQLKAVEAVLDTEIRPMLQGDGGDMEVIDLQKAEGGAIDIYIRYLGACSGCSSGSGATLYAIESVLQEELSPNIRVMPV encoded by the coding sequence ATGGCTAAAAATAATCTAATCGGTGGTTCCATTTGGGACGAATACTCTCAAAAAGTGCAAGATAGAATGAATCATCCTAAATTTATGGGTGAATTTAACGAAGAAGATGCGAAAAATAGAGACGCAAAACTGATTGTGGCAGATTTTGGTGCAGAAAGCTGCGGCGATGCGGTGAGACTTTTTTGGCTTGTCGATGAAAAAACGGACACTATTATCGATGCGAGATTTAAAAGCTTTGGCTGTGGAACGGCAATCGCAAGTAGCGATACTATGGCGGAACTTTGCATAGGTAAAAAAGTCGATGAAGCCGTAAAAATCACAAATTTAGATGTCGAGTTTGCAATGCGTGATGAGCCAAATACCCCTGCCGTGCCACCACAAAAAATGCACTGCTCGGTTATGGCTTATGATGTGATTAAGCAAGCAGCAGCGACTTACAAAGGCGTGTCTCCTGAAGATTTTGAAGAGCAAATTATAGTTTGTGAATGTGCTAGAATCAGTCTTGGGACAATCAAAGAAGTCATTAGGCTTAATGACCTTCATAGTGTCGAAGAAATCACGCAATACACTAAGGCTGGAGCTTTTTGTAAATCCTGTATTAAACCCGGCGGACACGAGGCTAGAGAGTATTATCTAGTCGATATTTTGGCACAAACTAGAGCCGAAATGGATAAGGAGCGTTTGAAAAATTCTACAAAAGATAATGTTGCTTTTGATGAAATGACTATGGTGGGACAACTTAAAGCTGTTGAAGCTGTATTGGATACGGAAATTCGTCCTATGCTTCAAGGAGATGGTGGCGATATGGAAGTTATAGATTTACAAAAAGCTGAGGGAGGGGCTATTGATATTTATATCCGTTATTTAGGGGCTTGTAGTGGCTGTTCTAGTGGGAGTGGAGCGACTCTTTACGCGATAGAAAGCGTCTTGCAAGAAGAGCTTAGTCCAAATATACGCGTTATGCCTGTGTAA
- a CDS encoding Dps family protein, with amino-acid sequence MSVTKQLLQLQADAHSLWIKFHNYHWNVKGLQFFSIHEYTEKAYEELAELFDACAERALQLGEKAIVCPKVLLENAKAPKAEKDCFTPLEILELVKKDYEYLLSEFKKLNEEAEKAADTTTAAFAQENIAKYEKSLWMLKSSLA; translated from the coding sequence ATGTCAGTAACAAAACAATTATTACAATTACAAGCGGATGCGCATAGCTTGTGGATTAAATTCCACAATTATCACTGGAATGTTAAGGGACTTCAGTTTTTTTCTATCCACGAATATACAGAAAAAGCTTATGAAGAGTTAGCCGAACTTTTTGACGCTTGTGCGGAGAGAGCTTTACAGCTTGGAGAAAAGGCTATCGTTTGCCCTAAGGTTTTGCTAGAAAATGCTAAGGCTCCAAAAGCGGAAAAAGACTGCTTTACCCCGCTTGAGATTTTAGAGCTTGTAAAAAAAGATTATGAATATCTCTTAAGTGAATTTAAAAAGCTCAATGAAGAAGCAGAAAAAGCCGCAGATACTACAACAGCGGCTTTCGCACAAGAAAATATCGCTAAGTATGAAAAAAGTCTTTGGATGCTTAAGTCAAGCCTAGCCTAA
- a CDS encoding glucose-6-phosphate isomerase: MLENTLFFKKTSLEKIDAYARRINDEQESGDVGYYHLHKMGETLIEESLEFISQKAYVKKVVLVGMGGSSCGVKALKDLLFDEKDNDRELLILDNTSSHSVSQILKQVKLEESLFIITSKTGSTVEVISLFKLIIAHFNLNLNELHKYFVFITDENSNLHKEGESLGIKCFFIPQNVGGRFSILSAVGIVPLCFCGYNAKALLKGAEACFEDFFSHKKDVILQKAYHYCTHKSANINVLFSYSDAFKGFNEWYIQLIAESLGKKQGYKRLGLTPIALIGARDQHSFLQLIMDGPKNKTITFLKIKDSQKAPLIPDIHFKFLDSLSNGVNLHELLNAQCDATMHALCAENLSVDVIELERLDAWHCGYLMYYYELFTSACGLMLGINTYDQPGVEVGKLILKNLLRK; encoded by the coding sequence ATGCTAGAAAATACCCTTTTTTTTAAAAAAACAAGCCTAGAGAAGATAGACGCTTACGCTAGACGCATTAATGACGAGCAAGAAAGTGGCGATGTGGGCTATTATCACCTGCATAAAATGGGCGAGACTTTGATAGAAGAAAGCTTGGAATTTATCTCTCAAAAAGCTTATGTTAAAAAGGTCGTTTTAGTCGGTATGGGCGGGTCAAGTTGTGGAGTAAAAGCCCTTAAAGACTTACTTTTTGACGAAAAAGATAATGATAGAGAGCTTTTAATACTTGATAATACCTCTTCGCATTCTGTCAGTCAAATTTTAAAGCAAGTCAAGCTTGAGGAGAGTCTTTTCATCATCACAAGTAAGACAGGTAGCACGGTCGAGGTAATTAGCCTTTTTAAACTCATCATCGCACATTTTAATTTAAATTTAAACGAACTTCATAAGTATTTTGTTTTTATCACTGATGAAAATTCAAATTTGCATAAAGAGGGCGAGAGTTTGGGGATAAAATGCTTTTTTATCCCACAAAATGTCGGTGGGCGTTTTAGCATTTTATCTGCTGTGGGCATTGTGCCACTTTGCTTTTGTGGCTATAATGCCAAAGCACTTTTAAAGGGAGCGGAAGCTTGCTTTGAGGACTTTTTCTCGCATAAAAAAGATGTGATTTTGCAAAAGGCTTATCATTACTGCACGCATAAAAGTGCAAACATTAATGTGCTTTTTTCTTATAGTGATGCTTTTAAGGGCTTTAATGAGTGGTATATCCAGCTCATCGCTGAAAGTCTTGGCAAAAAGCAAGGCTATAAAAGACTAGGTTTAACGCCCATAGCTCTCATCGGTGCTAGAGATCAGCATAGTTTCTTGCAGCTTATAATGGACGGACCGAAAAATAAAACCATAACTTTTTTAAAAATTAAGGATAGTCAAAAAGCCCCACTTATCCCTGATATTCATTTTAAATTTCTAGATTCTTTGAGTAATGGCGTGAATTTACACGAGCTTTTAAACGCCCAGTGCGATGCGACTATGCACGCCTTGTGTGCGGAGAATTTAAGTGTCGATGTGATAGAGCTTGAGAGGCTTGATGCGTGGCATTGTGGGTATTTGATGTATTATTATGAGCTTTTTACTTCGGCGTGTGGGCTTATGCTTGGAATTAATACTTACGATCAGCCCGGAGTTGAGGTTGGAAAGCTTATTTTAAAAAATTTATTAAGGAAATAA
- the galU gene encoding UTP--glucose-1-phosphate uridylyltransferase GalU produces the protein MLQTCIFPAAGYGTRFLPATKALPKEMLPILTKPLIHYGVDEALEAGMDNMGFVTGRGKRALEDYFDISYELEHQISGTKKEYLLSEIRSLISRCTFTFTRQNEMRGLGDAVLKGRPLASDEAFGVILADDLCVNENGQNVMAQMVKIYEKYRCTIIAVMEVEKDQVSNYGVIAGNAVEDNLIMVHSMIEKPSVEEAPSNLAIIGRYILTPDIFGILENTKAGKNGEIQLTDALLTQATNGMVLAYKFEGKRFDCGSVDGYVEATNYFYKKSLC, from the coding sequence ATGCTTCAAACTTGCATTTTTCCCGCTGCGGGCTATGGCACACGCTTTTTACCAGCAACTAAGGCTTTACCAAAGGAGATGCTTCCTATCTTAACTAAGCCTTTGATTCATTATGGAGTTGATGAGGCTTTAGAGGCAGGTATGGACAATATGGGCTTTGTTACAGGGCGTGGAAAGAGGGCTTTGGAGGATTATTTTGACATCTCTTATGAGCTTGAACATCAAATTTCAGGCACGAAAAAGGAGTATTTATTAAGCGAGATTCGCTCTTTAATAAGCCGTTGCACTTTTACTTTTACAAGACAAAATGAAATGAGAGGCTTAGGCGATGCGGTTTTAAAGGGGCGACCTTTGGCGAGTGATGAGGCTTTTGGGGTGATTTTGGCTGATGATTTATGCGTCAATGAAAACGGACAAAATGTAATGGCTCAAATGGTTAAAATTTACGAGAAATACCGCTGCACCATTATCGCCGTGATGGAGGTGGAAAAGGATCAGGTGAGTAATTATGGCGTCATAGCAGGAAATGCCGTGGAGGATAATTTAATTATGGTGCATTCTATGATAGAAAAACCAAGCGTTGAAGAAGCACCGAGTAATTTAGCCATTATAGGGCGTTATATCTTAACGCCTGATATTTTTGGCATTTTAGAAAATACTAAGGCGGGGAAAAACGGCGAAATTCAGCTCACAGACGCCCTTTTAACTCAAGCAACTAATGGTATGGTTTTAGCCTATAAATTTGAGGGAAAACGCTTTGACTGCGGTAGTGTTGATGGATATGTCGAAGCGACAAATTATTTTTACAAGAAAAGTTTATGCTAG
- a CDS encoding MerR family transcriptional regulator, translated as MAYTIIEVERMINIPSRKIRFWLDKGLFPFVERDENGVRYFAKSDMEWVKWIEWLRQCGMSLKEIREYAEALSGGIKTAPKRRALLQKSYANLQAHIASLQEISQKLETKIGLYDEMIEKGVDTFNPQSRDYKECEKQC; from the coding sequence ATGGCATATACAATCATAGAAGTTGAGAGAATGATAAATATCCCTTCAAGAAAGATTAGATTCTGGCTTGATAAGGGGCTATTTCCCTTTGTGGAACGCGATGAAAATGGGGTGCGTTACTTTGCAAAAAGTGATATGGAGTGGGTGAAGTGGATAGAGTGGCTTAGGCAGTGTGGAATGAGCTTGAAAGAAATTAGAGAGTATGCGGAGGCTTTGAGTGGAGGCATTAAAACTGCACCAAAACGCAGGGCATTATTGCAAAAAAGCTATGCAAATTTACAAGCACATATCGCTTCATTGCAAGAGATTTCACAAAAGCTAGAGACAAAAATTGGGCTATATGATGAGATGATAGAAAAGGGCGTAGATACCTTTAACCCACAAAGTAGGGATTATAAAGAGTGCGAAAAGCAGTGCTAA
- a CDS encoding cupin domain-containing protein — protein MQEITKDATEMKGDSRIFSGEVGVTMLFEKNAWRDFSGAKVHFSPKARSAWHTHPAGQTLIVTQGVIYTGTKDGIIHKAEVGESISCPPNVEHWHGAGLESSGTHIALTQYDKDSNVIWGDKLSDTEYLQAIKQAEKRK, from the coding sequence ATGCAAGAGATTACAAAAGATGCAACAGAGATGAAAGGAGATTCTAGAATCTTTAGTGGTGAAGTTGGAGTTACAATGCTTTTTGAGAAAAATGCGTGGCGAGATTTTAGCGGTGCAAAGGTGCATTTTAGCCCAAAGGCTAGGAGTGCTTGGCATACTCACCCCGCTGGACAGACACTTATCGTAACGCAAGGTGTGATTTACACAGGCACAAAAGATGGCATTATCCACAAAGCAGAAGTAGGGGAGAGCATTTCTTGTCCGCCGAATGTAGAGCATTGGCACGGAGCTGGGCTAGAATCTAGCGGCACACATATCGCCCTAACGCAATATGATAAGGATTCTAATGTGATATGGGGCGATAAACTAAGCGATACAGAGTATTTGCAAGCGATTAAACAAGCAGAGAAAAGGAAGTGA
- a CDS encoding DapH/DapD/GlmU-related protein — protein sequence MNSSCTFMDRGGITIGDDVFIAPKVCLTTINHDFNPYNRKATFTKLIVIKDRVWIGINATICPGVTIGENSIIATGSVVTKDVPPNVIVGGNPAKILKRL from the coding sequence ATGAATAGCTCTTGCACTTTTATGGATAGGGGCGGGATTACAATCGGTGATGATGTGTTTATCGCCCCAAAGGTATGTCTTACCACAATCAATCACGATTTTAACCCCTACAATCGCAAGGCGACTTTCACAAAGCTCATTGTGATAAAAGATAGAGTGTGGATAGGGATAAATGCCACGATTTGCCCGGGCGTTACCATTGGGGAGAATTCAATCATCGCCACAGGAAGCGTGGTAACTAAAGATGTCCCACCAAATGTCATTGTAGGCGGAAATCCAGCTAAGATTCTAAAAAGGCTTTAG
- a CDS encoding NAD(P)H-dependent oxidoreductase, with protein MQALLINGSKKFGNDGTRLNATLQSVAKEELESKGYKVLETIIDKGYTPQEEIAKIKESSLIIYQMPAWWMGEPWIVKKYIDEVYLGGVGILFANDGRSRADESLKYGSGGLAQDKKVMLSVTWNAPKEAFIESNGFFEGVGVEGVYLHLRKIHEFCGMEWLPIFMCNDVVKNPQVERYITKYREHIRTYC; from the coding sequence ATGCAAGCATTACTCATAAATGGCAGTAAAAAATTTGGCAATGATGGCACAAGGCTTAATGCTACTTTACAAAGTGTGGCAAAAGAGGAGCTAGAATCTAAGGGCTATAAGGTGCTAGAGACAATTATTGATAAAGGCTACACACCACAAGAGGAGATAGCAAAGATTAAAGAATCTAGCCTTATTATTTATCAAATGCCTGCGTGGTGGATGGGTGAGCCTTGGATTGTGAAAAAATATATTGATGAGGTGTATCTTGGTGGGGTGGGCATTTTGTTTGCAAATGATGGGCGAAGTCGTGCTGATGAAAGTTTAAAATATGGCAGTGGCGGACTAGCACAGGATAAAAAAGTAATGCTAAGTGTAACTTGGAATGCCCCAAAAGAAGCCTTTATAGAATCTAATGGCTTTTTTGAAGGTGTGGGGGTGGAGGGTGTGTATTTGCACTTACGCAAAATACACGAGTTTTGTGGTATGGAGTGGTTGCCGATTTTTATGTGTAATGATGTGGTGAAAAACCCACAGGTGGAACGCTATATTACTAAGTATAGAGAACATATAAGAACATATTGTTAA
- a CDS encoding AAA domain-containing protein — protein sequence MDSTKFLIILNGEDKTESIASIKKQDDVWHITFANRAKTYTYKYDKVIFLTNPQRHTKPEKLGIYNAKFALIFEKYCKIFFDNGTTKLLETAILLPNVKSSNANVFLYCKELATIVGVKNEDNESLLSRAYNKIDMLVKESVLSNYLHPSQPHRTNEINAPILSPFGLNASQFQAICNALESQISIIEGPPGTGKTQSILNIIANSLFLGKNVAVVSNNNAATDNVFMKLEKYGLTYLCAKLGKKDNIKQFLQNQSHTYPDFAQSITQERKDTFSQAIKKLNIQAQEIFTLQNAIAKQKTMLSALELEFHHFTMQENLTIRPHFLTLLQKDSTLLLKTKIALENTPKGWRYFLLVCKLFLIQRIGNFTFYKLPLQDIIQHFEYAYYMQSIATAREILTHDTKRLEILRDTQTLEHLQEYSLTLLQESLRIRYGTHTQRPIFSEKDLLTNAEQFCDEYPIIFSTTHAIKNCFGRDFLFDYLIIDEASQVDLVTGVLALSVARNIVIVGDTKQLPNVIDSTMSQQIQELTTRYKIPPHYDYMQHSFLSSVCSVLPNAPSILLKEHYRCHPKIINFCNQKFYGSELVILSEDNGEANVLEAYVSPAGNHARGHYNQREIDIIANEILPNTTIEPQEIGIITPYNEQKARLQNAVGEIEADTVHKYQGREKDLIIIATTDNQSNDFIDDSKMLNVAITRAKKQLKLIVSYEVCHKQNTNINDFIRYITYQSAKPIESKIYSIFDLLYKANAQARALYLKGKRRISQFDSENIAFAFIKDILQQDSYHSLDVLPHIPLAKVIKIDETLTQEEKLYAQNPLTHFDFIIYHIMDKAPLLAVEIDGYAFHHTHKQLNRDRLKDSICKKHNLPLLRLSTTQSAESKRLKDMLQALL from the coding sequence ATGGATAGCACAAAGTTTTTGATTATACTTAATGGTGAAGATAAAACAGAATCTATTGCAAGTATAAAAAAGCAAGATGATGTATGGCACATCACATTTGCTAATAGGGCAAAAACCTATACTTATAAATACGATAAAGTTATCTTTCTTACAAATCCACAAAGACACACAAAGCCAGAGAAGCTTGGTATTTATAATGCTAAATTTGCTCTTATTTTTGAAAAATATTGCAAAATATTTTTTGACAATGGGACAACAAAATTGCTAGAAACAGCAATACTATTACCAAATGTAAAAAGCAGTAATGCTAATGTGTTTTTGTATTGCAAAGAGTTGGCTACTATCGTGGGGGTAAAAAATGAAGATAATGAATCGCTTCTATCAAGGGCATACAATAAAATAGATATGTTAGTAAAAGAGAGTGTTTTGAGCAATTATTTACACCCAAGTCAGCCGCATAGGACTAATGAGATAAATGCTCCCATACTTTCGCCATTTGGCTTAAATGCCTCACAATTCCAAGCAATTTGCAATGCTCTAGAATCTCAAATAAGTATCATAGAAGGACCACCCGGCACAGGTAAAACACAAAGCATATTAAACATCATTGCAAATAGTCTATTTCTTGGAAAAAATGTAGCCGTGGTTTCTAACAATAATGCTGCCACGGATAATGTCTTTATGAAGTTAGAAAAATATGGCTTAACATACTTATGTGCAAAACTTGGCAAAAAAGATAATATCAAGCAGTTTTTGCAGAATCAATCACACACCTACCCAGATTTTGCACAATCTATTACACAAGAAAGGAAAGATACCTTCTCTCAAGCTATCAAAAAGCTCAATATACAAGCACAAGAAATCTTTACTTTGCAAAATGCAATCGCAAAACAAAAGACTATGCTTAGTGCATTAGAGCTAGAATTTCACCATTTTACAATGCAAGAAAACTTAACGATACGACCACATTTTTTAACACTTTTGCAAAAGGATTCTACTCTTTTGTTAAAGACAAAAATTGCTCTTGAAAACACCCCAAAAGGCTGGCGATATTTTTTACTTGTATGCAAACTTTTCTTAATACAACGCATTGGAAATTTTACTTTTTATAAACTTCCCCTGCAAGATATTATCCAGCATTTTGAATATGCCTATTATATGCAAAGCATCGCTACTGCTAGAGAAATACTCACGCACGATACAAAGCGATTAGAAATATTACGCGATACACAGACCCTAGAGCATTTACAAGAATATTCCTTAACCCTTTTACAAGAATCTTTGCGGATTAGATATGGCACCCACACGCAAAGACCCATTTTTAGCGAAAAAGATCTTTTGACTAATGCGGAGCAGTTTTGCGATGAATATCCTATAATTTTTAGCACCACACACGCTATCAAAAATTGCTTTGGGCGAGATTTTCTCTTTGATTATTTAATCATTGATGAAGCCTCGCAGGTAGATTTGGTAACAGGTGTTTTAGCTCTAAGTGTGGCTAGAAATATTGTGATTGTAGGAGACACAAAGCAGCTGCCAAATGTGATAGACTCTACAATGTCTCAACAAATCCAAGAGCTTACCACACGCTATAAAATACCTCCACATTATGACTATATGCAGCACTCTTTCCTAAGCTCTGTGTGCAGTGTTTTGCCAAATGCTCCTAGCATTTTGCTTAAAGAGCATTATCGCTGCCACCCTAAAATCATCAATTTTTGCAATCAAAAGTTTTATGGCAGCGAGCTTGTCATTTTAAGCGAAGATAATGGGGAAGCAAATGTGCTAGAAGCGTATGTTAGCCCTGCTGGAAATCACGCAAGAGGGCATTATAATCAAAGAGAAATTGACATTATTGCCAATGAAATTCTGCCAAACACCACCATAGAGCCACAAGAAATAGGCATTATTACACCCTATAATGAGCAAAAAGCACGGCTGCAAAATGCAGTTGGCGAGATTGAAGCAGACACCGTGCATAAATACCAAGGCAGAGAAAAAGACCTTATCATCATCGCAACTACCGATAATCAAAGCAATGATTTTATCGATGATAGCAAAATGCTAAATGTCGCCATTACACGAGCTAAAAAGCAGCTCAAACTCATCGTATCCTATGAAGTGTGCCATAAGCAAAACACAAATATCAATGACTTTATCCGCTATATTACTTATCAAAGTGCCAAGCCTATAGAGAGTAAAATTTATTCAATCTTTGATTTACTCTATAAAGCAAATGCACAAGCAAGGGCATTGTATCTCAAGGGCAAAAGGCGTATCTCACAATTTGATTCAGAAAATATTGCCTTTGCTTTTATCAAAGATATACTTCAGCAAGATTCCTACCATAGCCTTGATGTTTTGCCACATATACCCCTTGCTAAAGTCATTAAAATAGATGAAACTCTCACACAAGAAGAAAAGCTCTATGCGCAAAACCCACTCACACATTTTGACTTCATCATCTATCACATTATGGATAAAGCCCCCCTGCTTGCTGTTGAGATTGATGGCTATGCGTTTCACCATACGCATAAGCAGCTAAATCGCGATAGGCTTAAAGATAGCATTTGCAAAAAGCACAATTTACCACTTTTGCGTCTTAGCACCACACAAAGTGCAGAATCTAAACGCTTAAAAGATATGCTTCAGGCTTTGCTTTAA
- a CDS encoding DUF485 domain-containing protein, protein MNLNSTQKNALSNFKKFVSFRNKISLYLSLIVLICYYIFILGVGLTPEILGYKLGPSAITLGIMAGVGLIVLCIISTGIYTFIANYFLDKEQEEVLKNLEKEGLIDALQNGKISYKEIL, encoded by the coding sequence ATGAATTTAAACTCTACGCAAAAAAATGCCTTATCAAATTTTAAAAAATTTGTTTCTTTTAGAAACAAAATATCCCTTTACTTGTCCTTAATTGTGCTGATTTGTTACTATATCTTCATTTTAGGCGTAGGACTTACGCCTGAAATTTTAGGCTATAAACTCGGTCCTAGTGCAATAACGCTTGGCATTATGGCAGGGGTTGGCTTAATTGTGCTGTGTATTATTTCCACAGGAATTTATACCTTCATCGCCAATTATTTTTTAGACAAAGAGCAAGAAGAAGTGCTTAAAAACTTAGAAAAAGAAGGCTTGATAGACGCCTTACAAAATGGAAAAATCAGCTATAAGGAGATCTTATGA